A window of the Tunturibacter empetritectus genome harbors these coding sequences:
- a CDS encoding alpha/beta hydrolase family protein — protein sequence MATRHSVSRHPATRNFKTIASLLTVCAGLSSASLLAQGAPERTLDEIKVEAVHRAEVGGYPLIGLDPNDVREAFKSIHNRDKDEWAEGFMGVADRYMAEGKSLEKTDPAKANADYIRAWHLYFFGRWPTDSSPKKKFSYAKGIEAFLAHARLMDPPVEVVHIPFEGKEIIGYLRLPKGATGRIPMVIAVNGLDSRKEDLTESFSAILPYGIGYIAVDGPGTGQSPVKASPTADRALSKVLDYLATRPEVDSHRIAMHGVSWGAYWGTKMAIIEKDRLKCVSVQSPPTDLFFQKDFIVNSLVGNREYLFDQVPALMSIFENVTTLDQVIDEFAKMSLVNQHLLGKPTAPMLILAGTKDTQVPISDVYKLLDSGDVPKDAWINPQGGHLGRQVGVWPDPRIFKQVILPWLDRNLKSNP from the coding sequence GTGGCAACCAGGCATTCCGTATCCAGGCACCCTGCAACCAGGAACTTCAAGACCATCGCATCTTTACTCACCGTCTGTGCCGGGCTCTCTTCAGCCAGCCTTCTGGCCCAGGGAGCACCGGAGCGCACTCTGGATGAGATCAAAGTTGAGGCCGTCCACCGCGCCGAGGTCGGCGGATATCCCCTCATCGGTCTCGATCCTAACGACGTCCGCGAAGCCTTCAAGTCCATCCACAACCGCGACAAGGATGAGTGGGCCGAAGGCTTCATGGGCGTCGCCGACCGCTACATGGCCGAGGGCAAAAGCCTCGAAAAGACCGATCCCGCCAAGGCCAACGCAGATTACATCCGCGCGTGGCATCTCTACTTCTTCGGCCGCTGGCCCACCGACTCCTCCCCCAAGAAAAAATTCTCCTACGCCAAAGGCATCGAAGCATTTCTAGCTCATGCCCGCTTGATGGATCCACCCGTAGAGGTCGTTCACATTCCCTTCGAAGGCAAGGAGATCATCGGCTACCTGCGGCTGCCCAAAGGCGCCACGGGCAGAATCCCCATGGTCATCGCCGTCAACGGGCTCGATAGCCGCAAGGAAGACCTCACCGAGAGCTTCTCCGCCATCCTCCCCTACGGCATCGGATACATCGCCGTCGACGGCCCCGGCACCGGCCAATCTCCTGTCAAAGCCAGTCCCACCGCAGACCGCGCCCTCTCCAAGGTCCTCGACTACCTCGCCACCCGGCCCGAAGTCGACTCCCACCGCATCGCCATGCACGGCGTCAGCTGGGGAGCCTATTGGGGCACTAAGATGGCAATCATCGAGAAAGATCGCCTCAAATGCGTCAGCGTCCAATCCCCACCCACCGACCTCTTCTTCCAGAAAGACTTTATCGTGAACTCTCTGGTAGGCAACCGCGAGTATCTCTTCGATCAGGTTCCCGCCCTGATGTCCATCTTCGAAAATGTAACCACATTGGATCAGGTGATCGACGAGTTCGCGAAGATGTCTCTGGTCAATCAGCATCTGCTAGGCAAGCCAACAGCGCCCATGCTGATCCTAGCCGGCACCAAAGACACCCAGGTTCCGATCTCCGACGTCTACAAACTCCTCGACAGTGGCGACGTTCCAAAAGACGCATGGATCAATCCGCAGGGCGGTCACCTCGGCCGACAGGTAGGCGTCTGGCCTGATCCTCGCATCTTCAAGCAGGTCATCCTTCCCTGGCTCGACCGAAATCTCAAATCCAACCCGTAA
- a CDS encoding TonB-dependent receptor, which yields MSLRNYAKQFAVSMFMLLLVCVLPATAQTGIGLLSGSVVDSQGGALQGAKVEVNPGAASALTDAQGQFTLNGLSAGDHDVTVSYAGFAPFTKKVTVVSGQVVRLAASLSVASNKQDVQVYAGREGGEIESINRTFNADNIINVLPADVIKSLPNANVADAIGRLASVTLERDEGEGKYVQVRGTEPRLTNVTVDGVNLASAETVRQVKLDIIPADLVESVQINKTLEASMPGDGIGGSVDLRTKSAGDKPTIALESTGGYTPIIGGRPVYQFDGTLGKRFLEGNKLGVLFGGSYDWNGRGINDVEPGPVLLGGYDIRDYQYYRNRIGYAGTVDYRFSETSSIYLKGLYSLFHNFGNRWDYNVATTYTSTGEPDGTGNTTFGAEIRRPVQDLGSIQLGGRHVIRRSLLAWDVESSVGRTRDEGYSDATFNPGADSVLNGNIQFALDNSKPLTPKLVAPSGVNIYDPTQYYYAGQRVESYYNPEVDLGFGADLATSYSLFGHASSFEFGGRFRNLHKFANQDDVYTVPTAAANDPSLQMTNFLNTFNDTGYYGGTYQFGPAVDYDKVNAFTAVGPDPSNPNVNTNNFNLVEKVSAGYLMNTTNISRFRFLVGVRFENTSEKDNGTITPDQPPVARSGSYLDVLPSASVRYSITPSSGVRLVYGRGLSRPDFSDLVSFATISPGGVRTTSSIGNPNLKAEHADNLDLLYERSLSPVGLLQAGVYYKHLSDPIVPLQTTLADGTIQTQPQNAGTAYVYGFEIAFQQHFTYLPGLLNGTGLSANYGYSASQINFPAAFGRSDKPDLLRQAPHTWNISPTYDKRNLSVRLGLSYNAANIFSYQYTDATAGPIVFTQKKPNPTDTGYLASGGGIKGPNGDTYLYGHLQVDLQGTYRLPKGFTAVAYALNLNNEVFGFYNGSTVNPIQREFYKQTFGGGLRWSPTRER from the coding sequence ATGTCTCTTAGAAATTATGCGAAGCAATTCGCAGTGTCGATGTTCATGCTCTTACTCGTCTGCGTGCTCCCGGCAACGGCGCAGACCGGAATCGGGCTGCTATCAGGCTCAGTGGTCGATAGCCAGGGCGGCGCGCTGCAGGGCGCGAAGGTAGAAGTCAACCCAGGGGCAGCCTCGGCGCTCACCGATGCACAGGGGCAATTTACATTGAACGGGCTTAGTGCAGGCGACCACGATGTAACCGTCTCCTACGCAGGATTCGCCCCCTTCACCAAAAAAGTGACGGTGGTTTCGGGGCAGGTCGTGCGGTTGGCTGCTTCGCTCAGCGTAGCCTCAAACAAGCAGGATGTGCAGGTCTACGCGGGTCGCGAGGGTGGAGAGATCGAGTCGATCAACCGCACCTTCAATGCGGACAACATCATCAACGTGCTGCCTGCTGATGTGATCAAAAGCCTCCCGAATGCCAACGTGGCGGATGCGATCGGGCGGCTGGCAAGCGTGACGCTGGAGCGCGACGAGGGCGAGGGCAAGTACGTGCAGGTGCGTGGCACCGAACCGCGGCTGACCAATGTGACGGTCGACGGAGTGAACCTCGCCTCGGCAGAGACAGTGCGCCAGGTGAAGCTGGATATCATTCCCGCGGATCTCGTGGAGTCGGTGCAGATCAATAAGACCCTTGAGGCGAGCATGCCCGGCGACGGGATCGGCGGTTCGGTAGACCTGCGCACGAAGAGTGCCGGCGACAAGCCAACGATAGCTTTGGAGTCCACCGGCGGATACACCCCCATCATTGGTGGCCGGCCGGTCTACCAATTCGACGGCACGCTGGGAAAGCGGTTTTTGGAGGGGAACAAGCTGGGCGTCTTGTTCGGCGGATCGTACGACTGGAACGGGCGCGGGATTAACGACGTAGAGCCGGGGCCTGTGCTTCTCGGTGGATACGATATTCGCGATTATCAGTACTACCGCAACCGGATTGGCTACGCCGGCACGGTGGACTATCGCTTCAGTGAGACCTCGAGTATTTATTTGAAGGGCCTGTACTCGCTCTTTCACAACTTCGGCAATCGCTGGGACTACAACGTGGCGACCACATATACCTCGACGGGAGAGCCGGACGGCACAGGCAATACGACCTTTGGAGCGGAGATCAGACGCCCTGTGCAGGACCTGGGAAGTATTCAGCTCGGCGGACGACACGTGATCAGACGCTCGCTGCTCGCCTGGGATGTGGAGAGCTCGGTGGGACGGACGCGCGATGAGGGCTACTCGGACGCGACGTTCAATCCCGGAGCTGACTCGGTGCTCAATGGGAATATCCAGTTCGCGCTCGATAACTCCAAACCTCTAACGCCCAAGCTTGTGGCTCCGAGCGGAGTGAATATCTACGATCCGACACAGTACTACTACGCAGGCCAGCGGGTGGAGAGCTACTACAATCCGGAGGTTGATCTTGGCTTCGGAGCCGACTTGGCAACGTCCTACTCACTCTTTGGCCACGCGTCGAGCTTCGAGTTTGGAGGGCGGTTCCGGAACCTGCACAAGTTCGCCAACCAGGATGACGTCTACACAGTTCCGACGGCGGCAGCGAACGACCCTTCGCTGCAGATGACGAACTTCCTGAACACGTTCAACGATACCGGCTACTACGGAGGCACCTATCAGTTTGGGCCGGCGGTGGACTACGACAAGGTGAATGCATTTACCGCGGTGGGGCCTGATCCATCCAATCCGAACGTGAATACGAACAACTTCAACCTGGTCGAGAAGGTTTCGGCAGGGTACCTGATGAACACGACCAACATAAGCAGGTTCCGGTTCTTGGTAGGTGTGCGTTTTGAGAACACCAGTGAAAAAGACAACGGCACCATTACTCCTGACCAGCCGCCTGTAGCCCGGAGCGGATCGTATCTCGATGTGCTGCCGAGCGCGTCGGTGCGCTACTCCATTACGCCGTCGAGCGGGGTGCGACTGGTGTATGGGCGGGGTTTGTCGCGGCCGGACTTCTCGGACCTGGTCTCGTTTGCGACGATCTCGCCGGGCGGGGTGCGTACGACCTCCAGCATTGGCAACCCGAACCTGAAGGCGGAGCACGCGGACAATCTGGATCTGCTGTATGAGCGGAGCCTGAGTCCTGTCGGGCTTTTGCAGGCGGGGGTGTACTACAAGCATCTGTCTGATCCGATCGTTCCGCTGCAAACGACGCTTGCGGATGGGACGATCCAGACGCAGCCGCAGAACGCCGGCACCGCGTATGTCTATGGGTTCGAGATTGCGTTTCAGCAGCATTTCACGTATCTGCCTGGGCTGTTGAACGGAACGGGCCTGTCGGCGAACTATGGCTACTCTGCTTCGCAGATCAACTTCCCTGCGGCGTTCGGGAGGTCGGATAAACCGGATCTGCTGCGACAGGCACCGCACACTTGGAACATTAGTCCCACTTACGATAAGCGGAATCTTTCGGTGCGGCTGGGACTGAGCTACAACGCGGCGAACATCTTCTCGTATCAGTACACCGATGCCACCGCCGGGCCGATTGTGTTCACGCAGAAGAAGCCAAACCCCACGGACACCGGGTATCTCGCGTCAGGTGGCGGCATCAAGGGGCCGAACGGTGACACCTATCTGTACGGCCATCTGCAGGTCGATCTGCAGGGAACCTACAGGCTGCCGAAGGGCTTCACCGCGGTAGCCTACGCGTTAAACCTGAACAATGAGGTCTTTGGTTTCTACAATGGCAGCACGGTGAATCCGATCCAGCGTGAGTTCTACAAACAGACCTTCGGCGGCGGTCTCCGGTGGTCTCCCACGCGCGAACGATAG